One segment of Solanum stenotomum isolate F172 chromosome 1, ASM1918654v1, whole genome shotgun sequence DNA contains the following:
- the LOC125853434 gene encoding uncharacterized protein LOC125853434 isoform X3, whose product MAIMKMLMMLVVAAILFCSHHQVTMAKEVALVDEGSESLGSSPFDFLCQHLSWPYPWPQPCTHPRPRPRPRPRPQPCSPPPPPPRSPPPPPPRSPPPPAPATTCSASDQQQVKTCMFETTSIDACCPIFRKILGTSCPCYKYAEDLDNQILITLEAYCDVSTPCKGVQVIKLSKNESR is encoded by the exons ATGGCAATTATGAAGATGCTCATGATGTTAGTGGTGGCTGCAATTTTATTTTGCAGCCACCACCAAGTGACCATGGCGAAAGAAGTCGCCTTGGTTGATGAGGGAAGTGAGTCACTAGGCTCATCCCCATTTGATTTTCTATGTCAACATTTGTCGTGGCCGTATCCTTGGCCACAACCATGCACTCATCCAAGGCCAAGGCCACGACCACGACCTAGACCACAACCGTGCTCACCACCACCTCCACCACCGAGATCGCCACCACCTCCACCACCAAGATCACCACCACCACCCGCCCCGGCAACGACTTGCTCGGCTAGTGACCAACAACAAGTGAAGACATGCATGTTCGAGACAACTTCAATCGATGCATGTTGCCCAATATTCAGGAAGATACTCGGGACTAGTTGTCCTTGCTATAAGTATGCTGAGGATTTGGACAATCAAATCTTGATCACTCTCGAAGCTTATTGTGATGTCAGTACCCCCTGCAAGGGTGTGCAA GTGATTAAGCTATCCAAGAATGAGTCAAGATGA
- the LOC125853434 gene encoding uncharacterized protein LOC125853434 isoform X4 yields the protein MAIMKMLMMLVVAAILFCSHHQVTMAKEVALVDEGSESLGSSPFDFLCQHLSWPYPWPQPCTHPRPRPRPRPRPQPCSPPPPPPRSPPPPPPRSPPPPAPATTCSASDQQQVKTCMFETTSIDACCPIFRKILGTSCPCYKYAEDLDNQILITLEAYCDVSTPCKGVQVIKLSKEE from the coding sequence ATGGCAATTATGAAGATGCTCATGATGTTAGTGGTGGCTGCAATTTTATTTTGCAGCCACCACCAAGTGACCATGGCGAAAGAAGTCGCCTTGGTTGATGAGGGAAGTGAGTCACTAGGCTCATCCCCATTTGATTTTCTATGTCAACATTTGTCGTGGCCGTATCCTTGGCCACAACCATGCACTCATCCAAGGCCAAGGCCACGACCACGACCTAGACCACAACCGTGCTCACCACCACCTCCACCACCGAGATCGCCACCACCTCCACCACCAAGATCACCACCACCACCCGCCCCGGCAACGACTTGCTCGGCTAGTGACCAACAACAAGTGAAGACATGCATGTTCGAGACAACTTCAATCGATGCATGTTGCCCAATATTCAGGAAGATACTCGGGACTAGTTGTCCTTGCTATAAGTATGCTGAGGATTTGGACAATCAAATCTTGATCACTCTCGAAGCTTATTGTGATGTCAGTACCCCCTGCAAGGGTGTGCAA